The segment CTTtacatcttcctgcccagctgcttgaaggtcagggtgcctaAAAAATCAGTCCagcctggaatgcatagaatatctgcagaccagatattaGCCAACAGTGTATGCTACTGTTTCAATGCAGATACCTTACtgctttgtttgcagaaaaatgtttttgttcaataaacatagtttgattatatattctgtgttgtgtgaatatttgatactgtttatgttgtttagcatttatagtcttcatttcaaagctttaaaaataatgtattataggttacttgggttccaggcccctctcaaaattgacataactccctcacttcccattgacttacattataaactgggtttcaatttacagcggtttcgatttacaaccattccttctggaacctaaccgcggcgtaaactgaggggggggggtatatatatatatatatttgactgaaaaacaaatatagcattaaaaacaaattaaataaaagtagtcATAAAATAGGCTAATACACTTATAAAAAGGCATGATAAGCACCTTAACAGTGACTAATATTATAAGGTTTGTCACTTAAGACTTGGAGTCTTGAAAAAGGCTCTATTCAGGGCTAAAACGCGTCAAACTTAAGACATTACAGCTCAACTTGTCCAGCAATTCCTTTTGGTGGGAATCCGGTAAGCCTAAAACATCATAGGGCAGGATACATATCACCTAGGTTTTGCACACTTAATTTGTTTTTTTCAGGATCAAATCATAAGGATATCATGGATTACAATTTCATTTTTTAGGATCCCCCATGACATAGGATCATAAAGGATTATATTAACTGTTTACCAACAGTTTGTTTTTTGGGGAcgctttaatatttatttttttgcacgtgtaaatatatattgtatctatattttttccttttttcttatacattttttttgAGGATTTCCTTATTTCACAGATCTCTTTGGGAACTTTCTTGAGACTATTTTATGACTGTTTTGCATTTAATCCACTGTGACACACATTATTATATTAGTCACTGTTAAGGTCATATTGTGCCTTTATAGGTGTATTAGCCTATTTTATGTCtacatttattaaatttgtttttaatgctATATTTGTTTTTCAGTCCACTAaatttatatatctgttattttgaccagttgtcattttctggaaATAAATACTctaaaatacaatatttttatttgtaaattggAAAAAATGTTGTCCGTGgtatatagaataaaacaaaaatgtttattttactcaaacatatacctataaatagtaaaaccagagaaactgataattttgcagtggtcttaaattTTTCCAGAGCTGTGAGTGCGTAAGGCCTTTCTGCTAATATCCACATCCTGCTATTAATAAACTGATCTTTTTACATCAAGTGTCCTAAAAATAAAGCTACAGTACAGATAACAAAATACTAAGTGGTTGATTCATAacattctatatttttatttatttgaattggaTAAAGTATTTCACATCATTATTTTAGATTTCACTAAGGAGATGAGTAACCGAGGAATCTAGGGTTTCATTTAAACACCCttttcatatttctattaacagttcAGTAGATTCAACTTTATTACCTGTTTATGCTATAAATCTTGCAGAATGTTCACATACCTCCTTTAGAATCTGCATCATCATTTCCTCTGGATTTTCCACTGTATGTGACCTGTGGGCTGTTGGTTCTTCCGTCTCCTCTTCACTCCTTCCATCTCTTTCATTCTGTCTGTCTGTGACACATAATGGCGGATCTACTTTTGCAAATCCTTTAGCCGTGTCTAGGGAGTCACTTCCTGCTGTCTCAGTTACAATACCCTCAGCTCCCTCTTCAGTCACTGTAACTCTGGTATCCATCTGAATATTTAGTTCTCCTGTCATGGCCTGGGCACAACCTGTCTGTACCCCCTCATCCCCTGCCTGACTGTACCCTGTTTCTCTGCTCTCATCAGCCGCTCTTTCTGAAATCCCAGCATCTCCATCACAACCTTGAGAATTACCTTCTCTACCCACGTTGGATAGTGTTGGGGTCTCCTGTAGCTTGTGCTCTTTGTGCATGCTCAATACAGTTTCTGTCTCTGCCTGCTGCTTTATCACTACTGTAACCGGACAGTCATTAGAAGCACTAGAAAGCTCTGCCTCATTTACATTCTCCACCTTTTCCCACTCTTCTGAAGACTTACTGATACGTTCCTCCATCTTTGTTTTCTTTTCCTCCTTTTCCAATTTATCTTCCTTATTCTTCTCTCCATCTAGCATCCAACAATCCTGTTCTGGTACAGGGTTTCCTCTTGTGTTTTTCTTTTCAAATAGGTCACCTTTAGCTCCATCTGTATCTTCCTCTTGGTTTGTAAACTCCACTATATCATCATTCTCCTTCACCTCTTTATGGCCCACTGGCCCACTCTCCTCACCCAAAAGCCTAAAACTCTTCTCTTTTTCTTCAGATTTAACACTCTCTGCTCCTATCACAAACCTGTTGGACTTTTCCTCAAGTCCAGCACTAGTCTTACAATCTTCTAACTCTGCTTTATTTTCCCCCTCAAGTCCTACTACCTCACGTGTTTCCTGAAGCACATATTTGTTTCTGCTATCTACAAAAGCATCTTTCTTACCGTTATCTTCAGATCCAAATATCTTATCCTCTTCATTTCCGACCTTTAAACTCACATCCTTTAACTCCCCTCTGTTATTACTTTTAAGCTCTGCACCTATTTTTACTTTTTCAAGTCCTACTTGCTCATCCATCTGTTCAAACTCCCTTGTctcttcttcattttttatttctctATAACACTGTTCGACTGACCTTTCACTTTCCTCATTCAGCTTTGGTTCTTCCCCTCTTATCCTCTCATTACTCCTCTCTTCTACTTCACACCTCCTCCCATACTTCCCTCTGACAACATACAAAGCTCTGTCGGGTCTCCCATACTTCCACTGTCTGCCCCCTGGTCTTCCCCTTCCACCCCTGTTATAAAACTGTGAGGAGCCGCACCAGCGGCGCCCAGGGTGTTGTTCTTGAGTGGAATTTCTGGAATTTCCCTCTTGATCTGGAAGCCTGgaacaaaaaacaattaaatacaataacaaacattataaaacagtcTATAAAGATTGCAAAGATAAATATAAACAGTGGCCAAAAAAAACATAAGGGAATTCTAAATCCCCACCCCTCATGAAATATTCTTAATTCTCTGTGTGTCAATTTGAGGGTCCCAGTTGCAAACAGTTTATCatatacccaaattatttattGCGCTGAGAACTGCAGGTTCTTCTTGAGAACAATAagaatataaagatttttttttttaatctaaaattaatgaAAGAAAAGCATGCAAAGGAAATCTCTTGCTTTATGATGCTAAAAAATATAGTGATTAGAAACTTAAATAAAGGTTAAgttatattaaagggtcattagagtggaaaaatgacatgcactaatttgttagatcatgcaattttagctAGCAACCCATCAACACAacgtgtttaacccccacaaaggactTAAATGTAGCTAAAGCACTGCTTAGAAGTTGCAGAAGAACTGCTGATCCCAAGTGGAAACCATCTGTGAGACCGCCACTTCTGATTGGCTACATAATCTCCCACTCTAGGTCAGCATTTCTCTATGGTTCCTGAGCATTACTTTATGTATTTAACCCATCTACCAGGTTAAGCAGACAGAGTTGCTAGCGCTAAAATGATTTGCTTTAAtcaaattagaacatgtaattgtttcactttaatgctcctttaaatatAAAACTAATAATTTGATCAGAAATAaacgaaaatataaataaaataaaaaaacagtaaaaattaaagggatcaGAAAAACTTTTAATAATATCTAGGTTTACTCACAGTTTTTTAAAGCTGTCCTCAAGCCtctctaacaggtcagattttgaagatatcttaaagggacatgaaacccaatttttttctttcatgattcagatagacaatatcatttcaaacaactttccaaattactgctattatttaatttgctcccttctcttgttatcatttgctgaaaggtttatctaggcaagttcaggagcagcaaagaacctaggctctagctattgattggtggttgcatatatataccgattgtgaatggctcacccatttgtttagttagaaaccattagtgcattgctgctccttcaacaaatgataccaagagaataaaacagattagataaaagaagtaaattagaaagttgtttaatattgtattctctatctgaaccatgaaagaaaatgtgtgggtttc is part of the Bombina bombina isolate aBomBom1 chromosome 6, aBomBom1.pri, whole genome shotgun sequence genome and harbors:
- the R3HCC1 gene encoding R3H and coiled-coil domain-containing protein 1 gives rise to the protein MELDHFLQQGDLKTVLLFPPVSSRLRYLIHHLTESHSGLSSFSVGEGWQRRTVICHADIRLPDQEGNSRNSTQEQHPGRRWCGSSQFYNRGGRGRPGGRQWKYGRPDRALYVVRGKYGRRCEVEERSNERIRGEEPKLNEESERSVEQCYREIKNEEETREFEQMDEQVGLEKVKIGAELKSNNRGELKDVSLKVGNEEDKIFGSEDNGKKDAFVDSRNKYVLQETREVVGLEGENKAELEDCKTSAGLEEKSNRFVIGAESVKSEEKEKSFRLLGEESGPVGHKEVKENDDIVEFTNQEEDTDGAKGDLFEKKNTRGNPVPEQDCWMLDGEKNKEDKLEKEEKKTKMEERISKSSEEWEKVENVNEAELSSASNDCPVTVVIKQQAETETVLSMHKEHKLQETPTLSNVGREGNSQGCDGDAGISERAADESRETGYSQAGDEGVQTGCAQAMTGELNIQMDTRVTVTEEGAEGIVTETAGSDSLDTAKGFAKVDPPLCVTDRQNERDGRSEEETEEPTAHRSHTVENPEEMMMQILKEISTHVSEKDLQIQPLLGDYSGFTEMQTDQGRFGHIIEVYGFSSKLRTEDLMAPFEEYRERGFRLEWVDQTHALGIFSSPEDAFAASCQAHPSMKFRPLSQGSRQSKLRAQERAEFFQPYKDRPQMDTAVARRLVNRALGLQKQQEKPVTEE